The following coding sequences are from one Rutidosis leptorrhynchoides isolate AG116_Rl617_1_P2 chromosome 11, CSIRO_AGI_Rlap_v1, whole genome shotgun sequence window:
- the LOC139875819 gene encoding uncharacterized protein produces MTKANETFVENVESNIGQKNIDHLVKQYPPLAGYNPVPPLPSQRAHQPPENKVAIYEHAFKHGNFRVPPTDFFLGVLDHFKVGLGQLHPYAIGKIVLFEMWCVALNTVPLVKVFCHLFRLANHHKSWFTFFARQNFTKTPKSNAGSWKETFFFVDQTVVGTGFPQTLIWCEKVEKDVNKMPALDDEEKKLLKQCVNAQLVHRSYGNVMLRLGKISAYWPWEDVRPAIVGPDGKEMRMKKVLTAEEIAGISFRKQDVDKQLEQAAASEHVEETPAESGNKRKAAGTSEAQKKKKKTPKQLEDMRNDNFVAIEPRSADLPPPINEHVEETQPTTPRVNPELQATATSKDKAIPVESESTLPPPQGSFRVANLRQLCQSSAENAAEQSAFLQQIFPAEFREQLAALPFNQALNAFVQNGLVFFGMFADQARRSSSLYDVALRKESTQHLVNGQHKAPLPDANPLHACTNDYKLCLKIT; encoded by the exons ATGACCAAAGCTAATGAAACTTTCGTAGAGAATGTAGAGTCCAACATAGGCCAGAAAAACATCGACCACTTAGTTAAGCAATACCCCCCTCTAGCGGGTTACAATCCGGTACCACCTCTGCCTAGCCAGCGAGCCCATCAGCCACCAGAGAATAAGGTGGCGAtctacgaacatgcttttaagcatggtaATTTTAGGGTTCCACCCACCGACTTCTTTTTAGGCGTACTAGATCATTTCAAAGTAGGGCTAGGGCAATTGCATCCGTATGCTATAGGCAAAATCGTTCTATTCGAGATGTGGTGTGTTGCACTCAACACAGTACCATTGGTGAAGGTTTTTTGCCACCTATTCCGCTTAGCCAACCACCATAAatcttggttcaccttcttcgcacgccaaaatttcacaaaaaccccgaaatcgaatgcgggaagttggaaagaaacttttttcttcgtcgaccagaccgtagtaggcactggcttcccgcagacgctcatttggtgcgagaaggtagaaaaagatgtgaacaagatgccagcgttggatgacgaggagaaaaagttgttgaagcagtgcgtcaacgcacaactggtgcaccgttcgtatggtaatgttatgctgcggttggggaagatctccgcgtattggccttgggaggatgtgcggccggccatagttggccccgatggaaagg agatgaggatgaagaaggtgcttaccgcggaggagattgctgggatctctttccgcaagcaggatgtggacaaacagctagagcaggcagctgctagcgaacatgtggaggaaacgccggcggagtcaggcaataaacgcaaggcggctgggacgtccgaggctcagaagaagaagaagaagactcctaagcagctggaggatatgcgcaacgacaattttgttgccatcgagccgcggtccgcagacctacctccccccattaatg agcatgtggaggagacgcagccaacaacaccgcgggtcaaccccgagctgcaggccactgccacatccaaagacaaggcgatccccgtcgagtctgagtctacattacctcctccgcaaggcagcttccgtgttgccaacctccgccaactttgccagtcctccgcagaaaatgctgcggagcaatctgcattcttgcagcaaatcttcccagcagagttccgcgagcaactggccgcgctgccgtttaaccaggcgctcaacgcctttgtccagaacgggctggtattctttgggatgtttgcggaccaagcccgtcgatcctccagcctatacgatgttgcactgcgcaaagag
- the LOC139875820 gene encoding uncharacterized protein, which translates to MSSHIWRILVHKQSLWVKWIHTYKLDGRSIWDVSNKVTDSFIWRIVLSIRPLVRSYFITKIGDGLTTNAWFDNWSCMGPLAALISRRDICRAGFSDRSLVADLVDHNTLGWPPDWLQKYPPLGDINCPVINDSHDSTVWKYNDSVFEFSVFHAWNALRPQAGVVNWCSIVWFLQSIPGHAFMLWLTIKKKLKTQDRLHEWEKQVGVQLICFFCKNCIESHDHLFFECSYTTAVWSRVSTRITFPLNTTQYLNIIDLLIPVAGRGRVDVIVAKLVLAATIYFAWQERNYRCFKGKVRSDSCLADQIMSTVRLKLLSLRFKESPRVTEMRGIWVQVFGSNKVNEFYFSMCLESLIYIAQLFANIIDVWSSILNEEDKTFDLSKPQRFYMTQKEMPEGPSEENQAKFNTTVDVEELIMEQPTIIIYETVDNKDNLLFRINPLLRFAGLCFCEVIVYSRSCKTAS; encoded by the exons ATGTCTTCTCATATATGGAGGATTTTGGTTCATAAACAATCGTTATGGGTGAAGTGGATACACACTTACAAGCTGGATGGGAGGAGTATATGGGATGTTAGTAATAAAGTTACTGATAGTTTTATTTGGAGAATAGTGTTAAGCATTCGCCCTCTAGTTCGAAGTTATTTCATTACAAAAATTGGTGATGGTTTGACAACAAATGCATGGTTTGATAATTGGTCTTGTATGGGTCCTTTAGCTGCTCTTATCTCTCGAAGAGACATATGCAGAGCGGGTTTTTCGGACAGGTCGTTGGTGGCTGATTTAGTCGATCATAACACTTTGGGTTGGCCCCCTGATTGGCTGCAAAAATACCCGCCGCTAGGAGATATAAACTGTCCTGTTATTAATGATTCGCATGATTCTACGGTTTGGAAATACAATGATAGTGTGTTCGAATTTTCTGTTTTCCATGCTTGGAATGCCCTTCGGCCTCAAGCCGGGGTTGTTAATTGGTGCTCGATTGTGTGGTTTTTGCAGAGTATTCCAGGACACGCGTTTATGTTATGGCTCACCATTAAGAAAAAGCTAAAGACGCAAGATCGCTTACATGAGTGGGAGAAACAGGTTGGGGTCCAATTGATATGTTTTTTCTGCAAAAATTGTATCGAATCCCATGATCACTTGTTTTTTGAGTGTAGTTATACGACTGCAGTTTGGTCGCGTGTTTCGACGAGAATTACATTTCCTTTAAACACCACACAATACCTTAATATAATTGATTTGTTGATCCCTGTTGCGGGTAGAGGTCGAGTGGATGTAATTGTGGCCAAGCTTGTTCTCGCGGCTACGATCTATTTCGCATGGCAAGAAAGGAATTATAGATGTTTCAAAGGGAAGGTTCGTTCGGATAGCTGTTTGGCGGATCAAATCATGTCGACGGTTAGGCTAAAATTGTTATCCTTGCGCTTCAAGGAGTCTCCTAGAGTTACGGAAATGAGGGGGATTTG GGTACAAGTATTTGGAAGTAACAAGGTGAATGAATTTTACTTCAGCATGTGTTTGGAAAGTTTGATCTATATAGCTCAATTATTTGCCAACATAATAGATGTTTGGTCATCGATCCTTAATGAAGAAGATAAGACATTTGATCTTTCTAAACCGCAAAGATTCTATATGACA CAAAAAGAAATGCCTGAAGGACCATCAGAGGAAAATCAAGCTAAATTCAATACAACAGTTGATG TTGAGGAGTTGATCATGGAGCAACCTACTATCATCATTTATGAAACAGTGGATAACAAAGATAAT CTACTTTTCCGTATTAACCCTTTACTGAGATTTGCTGGTTTGTGCTTTTGCGAAGTGATTGTTTATAGTAGAAGTTGTAAAACAGCTTCATAG
- the LOC139875821 gene encoding uncharacterized protein, whose product MGDFNASLNIEETSAGSSKFKIAMREFQECVGKMCMNDVNHVGFEFTWNQRPQSSSGILKKIDRVMENDEFVSKFTNASVVFHPYKKSYHCPAVLPIPEGWKVDIHGHRMFTVVKRLRLLKRPIRKLMWCKGNLHARVVECRTALDKVQLDLDGDPHSSVLRSAVCAKLKDYNQAVLDEEMFLKQKFKIEWLRAGDNNTSYFHRVVKGRINRTRIHALFDANDRLVEGSDVPNLFVKHYEDFLRKLAYCNEIPTPGTLFVNRISQHASTKMIRKVSDSEIKRVMFDIGDNKSPGPDGYTSAFFKCAWDVGARISFMRLKSFFEMANC is encoded by the exons ATGGGGGATTTTAATGCCTCTTTGAATATTGAGGAAACGTCGGCCGGTTCTTCTAAGTTTAAGATTGCTATGCGAGAATTCCAAGAGTGTGTGGGAAAGATGTGTATGAATGATGTTAATCACGTGGGTTTTGAATTCACATGGAATCAGCGTCCGCAATCATCATCGGGCATTCTCAAAAAAATAGATCGGGTTATGGAAAATGATGAGTTTGTTAGCAAGTTTACAAATGCTTCGGTCGTCTTCCATCCTTATAAGAAGTCGTACCATTGTCCTGCTGTGCTGCCAATCCCG GAAGGTTGGAAGGTTGATATTCATGGTCACCGTATGTTCACGGTGGTTAAACGTCTTCGTTTGCTCAAACGTCCTATTCGCAAACTGATGTGGTGTAAGGGCAATCTTCACGCAAGGGTTGTGGAGTGTAGAACAGCACTAGATAAAGTGCAACTTGATCTAGATGGTGATCCTCATTCTAGTGTTTTGAGAAGTGCTGTTTGTGCAAAGTTGAAAGACTATAATCAAGCCGTTCTTGACGAGGAGATGTTTTTGAAACAAAAATTCAAGATTGAGTGGTTAAGAGCAGGTGATAATAATACAAGCTATTTTCATAGGGTCGTTAAGGGCAGAATAAATCGTACTcgtatacatgctttattcgatgcTAATGATAGACTTGTAGAAGGCAGTGATGTTCCTAATCTTTTTGTCAAACACTATGAAGACTTTCTTCGTAAATTAGCTTACTGTAATGAAATCCCTACTCCAGGCACGTTGTTTGTGAATAGAATTTCTCAACACGCTTCCACTAAGATGATAAGGAAGGTTTCTGATTCTGAAATAAAACGTGTTATGTTCGATATTGGTGATAACAAATCACCAGGCCCGGATGGTTATACGTCGGCTTTCTTTAAGTGTGCATGGGATGTGGGGGCGAGGATATCATTTATGCGGTTAAAGAGTTTTTTCGAAATGGCCAATTGTTAG